From the Roseibium sp. HPY-6 genome, one window contains:
- a CDS encoding LysR family transcriptional regulator, which produces MKLDERHLIQLAAVVQTGSVTEGAEMLGMTQPAVSRTLSSLEKRLGEPLFQKGQRPLLPTPLAQALADQGMVMLSASRKASETVRNFQEGKAGTVRVGGTPFFMDALISSMTAEFQNSYPEIRVDQSYGYVRDLREAIHADRIDLAICPIDILGEGSGLVFDEILPGRNVVACSALHPLLGNRRTGAQELLEYPWIAPPPGSPLYADLHSILLSLGATEIKVRYSGGSLASVINYMTRTNALTVLPHSVVFAYRKERTMTALPFQIPHPDRALGILRPADAPYLPAVDKYAQHVAKSFENLRHLIKRHEDAVVWGG; this is translated from the coding sequence ATGAAGCTTGATGAGCGACACCTGATACAGCTCGCCGCCGTCGTTCAGACCGGCAGCGTCACGGAAGGCGCCGAAATGCTCGGCATGACCCAGCCGGCGGTTTCGCGCACGCTCTCTTCGCTGGAAAAGCGCCTGGGGGAACCGCTTTTCCAGAAAGGGCAGCGGCCGCTTCTGCCAACTCCACTGGCGCAGGCCCTGGCCGATCAGGGAATGGTGATGCTGTCGGCCTCGCGCAAGGCTTCGGAAACGGTTCGGAATTTTCAGGAAGGCAAGGCGGGAACCGTAAGGGTTGGCGGAACACCGTTTTTCATGGATGCGCTTATTTCCAGCATGACCGCGGAGTTCCAGAACAGTTATCCGGAAATCCGCGTTGATCAGAGCTACGGTTATGTCCGGGATCTGCGGGAAGCCATTCATGCGGACCGGATCGATCTTGCAATCTGCCCGATAGATATACTGGGAGAAGGCTCAGGGCTTGTGTTCGATGAAATCCTGCCTGGCCGGAATGTTGTCGCCTGCAGCGCTCTGCATCCGCTTTTGGGCAATCGCAGGACAGGAGCGCAGGAACTGCTCGAATATCCATGGATCGCGCCTCCGCCCGGCAGCCCGCTCTACGCTGATCTTCACTCCATCCTACTCTCGCTCGGTGCCACAGAAATCAAGGTCCGCTATTCGGGCGGGTCGCTTGCCAGCGTGATCAACTACATGACCCGGACCAATGCCCTGACGGTTTTGCCACACAGTGTCGTCTTCGCCTACCGGAAGGAGAGGACCATGACTGCTCTGCCGTTCCAGATCCCCCATCCGGATCGTGCACTGGGGATCTTGCGTCCGGCCGACGCGCCTTACCTGCCGGCAGTGGATAAATATGCACAGCACGTCGCCAAGAGTTTTGAAAACCTCCGGCACCTGATCAAACGTCACGAAGATGCCGTTGTCTGGGGTGGGTAA
- a CDS encoding ABC transporter substrate-binding protein: MLNRRTFLKSTAATAALAGSSGLALPARAQGTPIKLGYVSPQTGPLAAFAEADNFIISGFNAAAKAEGLNIEVIVKDSQSNPNRAAEVARELIIDDEINLMLVASTPETTNPVTTTCESEEIPCISTVAPWQPWFIGQQGNPGDPGSWEPFYYSYHFFWGLEDVIAVFTNMWGQLDTNKQVGGLFPNDGDGNAWGDPNVGFPPVLEKLGYGLTDPGRYQNLTDDFTAQINAFKQANAEIVTGVMVPPDFTTFWTQAKQQGFTPKVASIGKAILFPQAVAALGDAGNNLSSEIWWSPTHPFSSSLTGESSGQLASGFTEATGRPWTQPIGFVHALFELAADVMKRASDPTDADEVSEVIAATDLDTIVGPIAWDGKGLPPFAQKNVAKTPLVGGQWRLKDGGGYDLVITDNQTAQAIPTGGKMEPIT, encoded by the coding sequence ATGTTGAATAGACGCACATTCCTGAAATCGACTGCGGCAACGGCCGCCCTTGCGGGTTCATCCGGACTGGCTCTGCCGGCCCGTGCGCAGGGAACGCCGATCAAGCTTGGCTATGTGAGCCCGCAAACCGGCCCCCTCGCCGCTTTCGCCGAAGCCGACAACTTCATCATCAGCGGTTTCAATGCGGCTGCAAAAGCTGAAGGCCTCAACATCGAGGTTATCGTCAAGGACAGCCAGTCGAACCCTAACCGGGCAGCTGAAGTCGCCCGCGAGCTTATCATTGACGATGAAATTAACCTGATGCTTGTGGCCTCCACCCCGGAAACCACAAATCCGGTCACCACGACATGTGAAAGCGAAGAGATCCCCTGCATCTCGACGGTCGCGCCCTGGCAGCCCTGGTTCATCGGCCAGCAGGGCAACCCCGGCGATCCGGGCAGTTGGGAACCGTTCTACTATTCTTATCATTTCTTCTGGGGTCTGGAGGATGTCATCGCAGTCTTCACCAACATGTGGGGACAGCTCGACACCAACAAGCAAGTCGGCGGCCTCTTCCCGAATGACGGCGACGGCAATGCCTGGGGCGATCCGAATGTCGGCTTTCCACCGGTGCTTGAAAAACTCGGCTACGGCCTGACCGACCCGGGACGCTATCAGAACCTCACCGACGATTTCACCGCGCAGATCAACGCGTTCAAACAGGCGAATGCTGAAATCGTGACGGGCGTGATGGTCCCGCCGGACTTCACGACATTCTGGACACAGGCCAAGCAGCAGGGTTTCACGCCCAAAGTCGCCTCGATCGGCAAGGCGATCCTGTTCCCGCAGGCCGTCGCAGCGCTCGGCGATGCCGGCAACAATCTCTCTTCAGAAATCTGGTGGAGCCCGACGCACCCGTTCTCCTCCTCGCTCACGGGCGAAAGCTCCGGCCAGCTTGCATCAGGTTTCACCGAAGCCACCGGACGCCCCTGGACACAGCCCATCGGCTTCGTCCACGCACTGTTCGAACTGGCAGCGGATGTCATGAAGCGCGCAAGCGACCCGACGGACGCCGACGAGGTCTCGGAAGTCATCGCAGCGACCGACCTCGACACGATCGTCGGCCCGATCGCCTGGGACGGAAAGGGCCTGCCGCCCTTTGCTCAGAAGAATGTTGCCAAGACGCCGCTGGTCGGCGGTCAGTGGCGCCTGAAGGACGGCGGAGGCTACGACCTCGTCATTACCGACAACCAGACCGCACAGGCCATTCCGACCGGCGGCAAGATGGAACCGATCACCTGA
- a CDS encoding ABC transporter ATP-binding protein: MALLQTDNLTAHYGDFQALFGVDIRLEEGETVAIIGANGAGKTTLMRSISGVLTNRADAITFDNDRIGSSHAADIVKKGIAMVPEGRKLFPSLSVEENLLIGAHGRKVEGSWTLETVYDMFPVLQERRLNPGTALSGGQQQMVAIGRALMSNPRVLLCDEISLGLAPVIIKDIYAALPKIKASGTSIVVVEQDIGQALKVADRVYCMMEGRITLEGTPSDLSRDAIHNAYFGAAA, from the coding sequence ATGGCGCTGCTTCAGACAGACAATCTGACCGCCCACTACGGCGACTTCCAGGCGCTCTTCGGGGTCGATATCCGGCTTGAGGAAGGCGAGACTGTGGCGATCATCGGCGCAAACGGGGCCGGCAAAACCACACTGATGCGTTCCATTTCCGGGGTTCTGACCAACCGGGCGGATGCGATCACATTCGATAACGACCGGATCGGTTCCTCCCATGCGGCGGATATCGTGAAGAAGGGCATTGCCATGGTGCCCGAGGGGCGCAAGCTCTTCCCTTCATTAAGCGTGGAGGAAAATCTCCTCATCGGCGCCCACGGCCGCAAGGTCGAGGGAAGCTGGACGCTTGAAACAGTCTACGACATGTTCCCGGTCCTCCAGGAGCGCAGGCTCAATCCCGGCACCGCCCTTTCCGGCGGTCAGCAGCAGATGGTCGCGATCGGACGGGCGCTGATGTCCAACCCGCGCGTGCTCCTTTGCGATGAGATCAGCCTTGGTCTTGCGCCGGTGATCATCAAGGACATCTACGCCGCGCTGCCAAAGATCAAGGCATCCGGCACCTCCATCGTTGTGGTGGAACAGGATATCGGCCAGGCGCTGAAAGTCGCAGACCGCGTCTATTGCATGATGGAAGGACGGATCACGCTGGAAGGCACTCCCTCCGATCTCAGTCGCGATGCCATTCACAACGCCTATTTCGGAGCTGCCGCATGA
- a CDS encoding dioxygenase — protein sequence MAGMSDIAYFKTETSDRLFAERLDATSDERLAQVLSKVAEHLHAIVRETRPTLNDWRATIEFLTEVGHLCDDRRQEWVLVSDLLGMSTLVDALNSDRPHKATPNTMRGPFYRPDAPLMQHGENISLDGAGTPVDVTLRLFDLDDRPLAGAHVETWQANAQGFYENQQPDLQPEHNLRGHFVSDDAGRVTYRTIRPSGYEVPKDGPLGDLLAKLGAPLCRPAHVYFQVSADGFETLTTQIFDGDDPNLGKDPLFSVKPGLIRCFKEAEAGSDAALKLNIDFHLNPVRQELDA from the coding sequence ATGGCCGGCATGTCCGACATCGCTTATTTCAAGACGGAAACGTCCGACCGGCTTTTTGCCGAGCGGCTCGACGCGACTTCGGATGAGCGGCTTGCCCAGGTGCTGAGCAAGGTCGCGGAGCATCTGCACGCCATCGTCCGGGAAACCCGCCCAACCCTGAACGACTGGCGCGCGACGATCGAATTCCTGACGGAAGTCGGTCACCTGTGCGACGACCGGCGTCAGGAATGGGTTCTGGTGTCAGACCTTCTGGGCATGTCCACGCTTGTCGACGCCCTCAATTCGGACCGGCCCCATAAAGCGACACCGAACACGATGCGCGGGCCGTTTTACCGCCCGGACGCTCCACTGATGCAGCACGGCGAAAACATCTCGCTCGACGGTGCGGGAACACCGGTCGACGTCACCCTCCGCCTCTTTGACCTGGACGACCGGCCCCTTGCCGGGGCGCATGTCGAAACCTGGCAGGCCAACGCGCAAGGGTTTTATGAAAACCAGCAGCCCGATCTGCAGCCGGAACACAATCTGCGCGGCCATTTCGTTTCAGATGATGCCGGTCGCGTCACCTACCGCACCATCCGCCCTTCCGGATACGAAGTGCCGAAGGACGGCCCACTCGGAGATCTTCTTGCAAAACTCGGTGCGCCCCTTTGCCGGCCTGCCCATGTCTATTTCCAGGTGTCGGCTGACGGTTTCGAGACCCTCACGACGCAGATCTTTGACGGCGACGATCCAAACCTCGGCAAGGACCCGCTATTCAGCGTCAAACCCGGGCTCATCCGTTGTTTCAAGGAAGCCGAAGCGGGTTCGGACGCAGCGCTCAAACTCAACATTGATTTCCACCTGAACCCGGTCAGACAGGAGCTTGATGCATGA
- a CDS encoding branched-chain amino acid ABC transporter permease, translated as MIWVDTIVQGVLLGGLYALFAAGLSLVFGIMRLVNLAHGDLIVMAAYLILVLVTLLGIDPFLAALISAPILFGIGWLLQMHVLNRTLGPDILPPLLVTFGLSIVIQNALLEGFSADSQRLSVGQLETASLALGPLNVGVMPLLTFLSAIVVIVGLNRLFYSTSLGRAFRATSDDAVTASLMGIRPQNIFATATGIAMVVVTIAALYLGTRANFDPTIGPARLIYAFEAVIIGGLGSLWGTLAGGIIIGVAQTLGAAINPEWQILAGHIAFVVVLLLRPRGLFPRAVD; from the coding sequence ATGATCTGGGTCGACACAATCGTCCAAGGCGTCCTGCTCGGCGGCCTCTATGCCCTCTTCGCAGCCGGGCTCAGCCTCGTTTTCGGGATCATGCGGCTCGTGAACCTTGCCCATGGCGATCTCATCGTCATGGCCGCCTACCTGATCCTTGTGCTTGTGACGTTGCTCGGCATCGACCCGTTCCTGGCAGCCCTGATATCGGCGCCGATCCTGTTTGGCATTGGCTGGCTTTTGCAGATGCATGTTCTCAACCGGACGCTCGGTCCCGACATCCTGCCGCCACTGCTCGTGACCTTCGGCCTTTCCATCGTGATCCAGAACGCGCTTCTGGAAGGCTTTTCCGCCGACAGCCAACGCCTTTCCGTCGGTCAACTCGAAACAGCGTCTCTCGCGCTTGGTCCCCTTAATGTCGGCGTGATGCCTCTTCTGACATTTCTTTCCGCGATCGTGGTTATCGTTGGATTGAACCGACTTTTCTACAGCACGTCGCTTGGCCGGGCCTTCCGCGCAACCTCGGATGATGCGGTGACCGCGAGCCTGATGGGCATCCGTCCCCAGAACATTTTCGCCACCGCAACGGGTATTGCGATGGTCGTTGTGACGATCGCCGCGCTCTATCTTGGAACCCGCGCCAATTTCGACCCGACAATCGGCCCGGCGCGACTGATCTATGCCTTCGAGGCCGTGATTATCGGCGGGCTCGGTTCGCTCTGGGGCACGCTTGCGGGCGGCATCATCATCGGCGTTGCACAAACGCTGGGAGCCGCCATCAACCCGGAATGGCAGATCCTCGCCGGGCATATTGCCTTTGTCGTCGTTCTGTTGCTCAGACCACGCGGTTTGTTCCCGCGGGCCGTGGATTGA
- a CDS encoding ABC transporter ATP-binding protein — protein sequence MTILALDNVSKAFGALRVSQHITFDLAEGEALGVIGPNGAGKSTLFNLITGNLPVDEGRIEFLGRDVTHVPPMERCLSGLGRTFQIPQPFEKLTVFENLIVAGAFGNRLPESAVSDECAEILVETGLIGKANEVAGRLSLLERKRLELARALATRPKVLLLDEIAGGLTEGECHALVATIRKIHSGGMSIIWIEHVLHALTSVAERLLVLDFGKVIGIGEPDAIMNSQEVREIYLGIDV from the coding sequence ATGACGATCCTGGCGCTTGACAATGTGTCGAAAGCCTTTGGTGCGCTGCGTGTTTCGCAACACATTACCTTTGATCTTGCAGAAGGCGAGGCCCTGGGTGTGATCGGACCGAACGGCGCCGGCAAATCGACCTTGTTCAACCTCATCACCGGCAATCTGCCTGTCGATGAGGGCCGGATCGAATTTCTCGGCCGGGACGTGACACATGTCCCGCCGATGGAACGGTGTCTCAGCGGATTGGGACGCACCTTCCAGATCCCGCAGCCATTTGAAAAACTGACGGTTTTTGAAAACCTCATCGTTGCTGGAGCCTTCGGCAACAGGTTGCCGGAAAGCGCCGTTTCCGATGAATGCGCCGAGATTCTCGTCGAGACGGGTTTAATCGGCAAGGCGAACGAAGTTGCCGGGCGTCTCAGCCTTCTGGAGCGCAAACGCCTGGAACTCGCCCGCGCCCTGGCAACCCGACCCAAGGTGCTTCTGCTCGACGAGATCGCCGGCGGGCTCACCGAGGGCGAATGCCACGCGCTAGTCGCGACCATCAGGAAAATCCATTCGGGCGGCATGTCGATCATCTGGATCGAGCACGTTCTTCACGCCCTCACCTCCGTCGCCGAACGCCTGCTCGTGCTCGACTTCGGCAAGGTGATCGGCATCGGCGAGCCGGACGCCATCATGAACTCGCAGGAAGTGCGGGAAATCTATCTCGGGATCGATGTGTGA
- a CDS encoding maleylacetate reductase, protein MTRAFTYRGSAAHIVFGAGKRAETGTWVKKLGCGKALVLATPHQADDAAQLAEELGGLAVDVFAKAAMHTPIDVTEAAMDLVRSSGADCVVSLGGGSTTGLGKAIAYRTDVPQIVIPTTYAGSEVTPILGQTEEGRKTTVRGDSILPEVVIYDPDLTTGLPLAMTITSGLNAMAHAAEALYAQDRNPVSSLMAAEGLAAFSEALPLLKADPADTEARSAALYGAWLCGTVLGTVGMALHHKICHTLGGSFNTPHAETHAIMLPHTVGFNAGAVPEQLQPIADLFGATPGAGLFDFSTRIGAPLALKDLGLNETDLERAADIATENPYWNPRPIDRASIRHLLQDAWEGTRPAV, encoded by the coding sequence ATGACCCGCGCCTTCACCTACAGAGGCAGCGCAGCCCATATCGTCTTCGGTGCCGGCAAGCGCGCCGAAACAGGGACCTGGGTGAAAAAGCTCGGCTGCGGGAAAGCCCTGGTTCTGGCAACACCGCATCAGGCGGACGATGCGGCACAGCTTGCCGAAGAGCTTGGAGGTCTTGCCGTCGATGTCTTCGCGAAAGCGGCCATGCACACGCCCATCGATGTCACCGAAGCGGCAATGGACCTTGTAAGATCCTCTGGTGCGGACTGCGTCGTTTCGCTCGGCGGTGGTTCCACGACCGGCCTCGGCAAGGCCATCGCCTACCGCACAGATGTGCCCCAGATCGTTATTCCGACCACCTACGCCGGGTCTGAGGTGACGCCGATCCTCGGCCAGACGGAAGAAGGCCGTAAAACCACGGTGCGGGGCGACAGTATCCTGCCTGAGGTCGTGATCTACGACCCGGACCTGACAACAGGACTGCCGCTGGCCATGACGATCACCAGCGGCCTGAACGCCATGGCCCATGCCGCCGAAGCCCTTTACGCGCAGGACCGCAATCCCGTTTCCAGTCTGATGGCGGCCGAAGGTCTGGCTGCGTTCAGCGAGGCTCTGCCTTTGCTCAAGGCGGATCCGGCAGATACCGAGGCCCGCTCTGCAGCGCTCTATGGTGCGTGGCTCTGCGGCACGGTCCTCGGTACTGTCGGCATGGCGCTTCATCACAAGATCTGCCACACGCTCGGCGGCAGTTTCAATACGCCGCACGCGGAAACCCATGCCATCATGCTTCCGCACACGGTCGGCTTCAACGCCGGTGCGGTTCCCGAACAATTGCAGCCGATTGCCGATCTTTTCGGGGCAACACCGGGTGCAGGCCTCTTCGACTTTTCTACACGTATCGGCGCACCGCTTGCGCTCAAGGACCTTGGCCTGAACGAGACAGACCTTGAGCGTGCCGCCGACATTGCAACCGAAAACCCGTACTGGAACCCGCGCCCGATCGACCGCGCGTCCATCCGTCATCTGCTGCAGGACGCCTGGGAAGGAACGCGCCCCGCAGTCTGA